From a single Candidatus Brocadiaceae bacterium genomic region:
- a CDS encoding PspC domain-containing protein, whose product MNVNDWQRRTGPYRARDGLILGVCKGMARYMQCSVLVVRLIVIILTLLSTVWPMLLVYFLAGVLMKPEPVVPLETAGDAEFYSSFAGSRRMAVDRLKASFDRLDRRIRRMEGIVTDREYDWERRIRR is encoded by the coding sequence ATGAACGTCAATGACTGGCAGCGACGCACCGGGCCGTACCGCGCGCGGGACGGCCTCATCCTGGGCGTCTGCAAGGGGATGGCCCGCTACATGCAGTGTTCGGTTCTGGTGGTTCGGTTGATCGTGATCATCCTCACCCTGCTGTCCACCGTCTGGCCGATGCTGCTCGTCTACTTCCTGGCGGGGGTGCTGATGAAGCCGGAGCCCGTCGTGCCGCTGGAGACGGCGGGGGATGCGGAGTTCTACAGCTCCTTTGCCGGCTCGCGCCGCATGGCCGTGGACAGGCTGAAGGCGAGCTTCGACCGCCTGGACCGCCGAATCCGCCGCATGGAGGGCATCGTGACGGACCGGGAGTACGACTGGGAGCGGCGCATACGGCGCTGA
- the lexA gene encoding repressor LexA has translation MTRALTDRQREIFDFICEVMRADNRPPTVREVADRFGFRSPKAATDHLDALERKGYIRRRSRKARNIEIREELSPQGIPIVGRIAAGSPILAVENLEGSLSTTGLFRPDEGTFALQVEGESMIGAGILSGDYVIVDSKERVQNGAIAAVGIGDEATVKRVFISRGQMRLKSENPEYDDIAVDKNSPEVVVYGPVIGVVRKL, from the coding sequence ATGACACGAGCGCTGACGGACAGGCAGCGGGAGATCTTCGACTTTATCTGCGAGGTGATGCGGGCGGACAACCGCCCCCCGACGGTTCGCGAGGTGGCCGACCGCTTCGGCTTCCGCAGCCCGAAGGCGGCGACCGATCACCTGGACGCCCTCGAGCGCAAGGGCTACATCCGCCGTCGCAGCCGCAAGGCGCGTAACATCGAGATCCGCGAGGAACTCTCGCCGCAGGGCATCCCCATCGTCGGCCGCATCGCCGCCGGCTCGCCCATCCTGGCCGTCGAGAACCTGGAAGGCTCCCTCTCCACGACCGGGCTCTTCCGCCCCGATGAGGGCACCTTCGCCCTCCAGGTGGAAGGCGAGAGCATGATCGGCGCCGGCATCCTCTCGGGCGACTACGTGATCGTCGACAGCAAGGAGCGCGTGCAGAACGGCGCCATCGCCGCGGTCGGCATCGGCGACGAGGCCACCGTCAAGCGCGTCTTTATCAGCAGGGGCCAGATGCGGCTGAAGTCCGAGAACCCCGAGTACGACGACATCGCCGTCGACAAGAACTCGCCCGAGGTCGTCGTCTACGGTCCCGTCATCGGCGTCGTGCGCAAGCTCTAA
- a CDS encoding TRL-like protein family produces the protein MKRFALVLGLAGLLAVAVGCTYPTGAIIAPVQMTRSPVAVGDTSMGTENLKRGVAMSEGIILLARGDASIEAAMKNGQITQIHHVDSEETNILGIYCTYTTIVYGR, from the coding sequence ATGAAGCGTTTCGCGCTAGTGCTGGGATTGGCCGGTCTGCTGGCTGTCGCCGTCGGCTGCACATACCCGACGGGCGCCATCATTGCCCCCGTGCAGATGACGCGCAGCCCGGTGGCCGTCGGCGATACGTCCATGGGCACCGAGAACCTCAAGCGGGGCGTGGCCATGAGCGAGGGGATCATCCTGCTGGCCCGCGGCGATGCCTCGATCGAGGCGGCCATGAAGAACGGTCAGATCACGCAGATCCATCACGTCGACTCCGAAGAGACGAACATCCTGGGCATCTACTGCACGTACACGACCATCGTGTACGGCAGGTAG
- a CDS encoding VWA domain-containing protein encodes MPSVSFQSPTVLLGLGLVPLLWLAWGQAARQARRIGEHYGGPKSLSGNPLRGAARLLALVLLIAGTAGPGYLGAGVDARAGTPVVFVLDVSASMEARDAVPDRLAAGRAAVRDLCALVPDACAALVAGGEAAAVVCPPTDDRRAFLAILDQAAVGWMPAGTCVAAGLEAALPLVEREGGAVILVSDGEDHGPAPDEGLEALRRAGAVVHTVTVGTPVGARVDRATPAGGDPPLSRARPQAMAEWARRGGGRAWTAPGGLPARADLVVPPGLRWEAARRRGVLVDLSPWLYAGAALLAALSLRLL; translated from the coding sequence ATGCCGAGCGTCTCCTTCCAGAGCCCGACCGTCCTGCTCGGTCTGGGGCTCGTGCCCCTGCTGTGGCTCGCCTGGGGGCAGGCGGCACGGCAGGCCCGGCGCATCGGTGAGCATTACGGCGGGCCGAAGTCCTTGTCAGGCAATCCGTTGCGGGGCGCGGCGCGGCTCCTGGCCCTGGTGCTGCTGATCGCCGGGACGGCCGGGCCCGGCTACCTCGGCGCGGGCGTCGATGCCCGGGCGGGGACGCCCGTCGTGTTCGTCCTCGACGTCTCCGCCAGCATGGAGGCGCGGGACGCCGTGCCGGATCGCCTGGCGGCTGGCCGCGCCGCCGTGCGCGACCTCTGCGCGCTCGTGCCGGATGCGTGCGCCGCCCTGGTGGCCGGCGGGGAGGCCGCCGCCGTCGTGTGCCCGCCGACGGACGACCGCCGGGCCTTCCTGGCCATCCTCGACCAGGCGGCCGTCGGCTGGATGCCGGCCGGCACCTGCGTGGCCGCCGGGCTGGAGGCGGCGCTCCCGCTGGTGGAGCGCGAGGGAGGCGCCGTCATCCTGGTGAGCGACGGCGAGGACCACGGGCCGGCGCCCGACGAGGGCCTCGAGGCGCTGCGCCGTGCGGGTGCCGTGGTGCATACCGTGACGGTCGGGACGCCGGTCGGAGCGCGCGTCGACCGGGCGACGCCCGCCGGCGGCGATCCGCCCCTGAGTCGGGCACGGCCGCAGGCCATGGCGGAATGGGCGCGCCGCGGCGGCGGGCGGGCGTGGACGGCGCCCGGCGGCCTGCCCGCCCGCGCCGACCTGGTCGTGCCGCCCGGCCTGCGTTGGGAGGCTGCGCGCCGCCGCGGCGTGCTGGTGGATCTCAGCCCCTGGCTGTACGCGGGCGCCGCGCTCCTGGCGGCCCTGTCCCTGCGGCTCCTCTGA
- the pspA gene encoding phage shock protein PspA: protein MGIFSRLRDIISSNINAMLERAEDPEKLIKLMIQEMEDTLVEIKASCAGAMAACKKTERARDEVQSYADRWGEKAALAVQKGRDDLAREALVEKRRYRERAEALERELTQFQGLVQQYQDDIMQLEERLACAREKQRVLVQRHVHARGKKRVEQDIRRVDTSDAFVRFEQFENRIERMEAEADLVNAHRKPALEERFAEIETDEEIEQELQGLKNRTAPE from the coding sequence ATGGGTATCTTCAGCCGACTGCGGGACATCATCAGCTCCAACATCAACGCCATGCTGGAGCGTGCGGAGGATCCTGAGAAGCTCATCAAGCTGATGATCCAGGAGATGGAGGACACGCTGGTCGAGATCAAGGCGTCCTGCGCCGGCGCCATGGCCGCCTGCAAAAAGACGGAGCGCGCCCGCGACGAGGTCCAGTCCTACGCCGACCGGTGGGGCGAGAAGGCGGCCCTGGCTGTGCAGAAAGGGCGCGACGACCTGGCCCGCGAGGCCCTGGTCGAGAAGCGGCGCTACCGCGAGCGCGCCGAGGCCCTGGAGCGGGAGCTGACGCAGTTCCAGGGGCTGGTGCAGCAGTACCAGGACGATATAATGCAGCTGGAGGAGCGCTTGGCCTGTGCGCGCGAGAAGCAGCGGGTGCTCGTGCAGCGGCACGTGCACGCCCGGGGCAAGAAGCGCGTCGAGCAGGACATCCGCCGCGTCGACACCAGCGACGCGTTCGTCCGGTTCGAGCAGTTCGAGAACCGCATCGAGCGTATGGAGGCCGAGGCCGACCTCGTGAACGCGCACCGCAAGCCGGCCCTCGAAGAGCGCTTCGCCGAGATCGAGACCGACGAGGAGATCGAGCAGGAGCTTCAGGGGCTCAAGAACCGGACGGCGCCCGAGTAG
- a CDS encoding PadR family transcriptional regulator: protein MRVWLAQLRKGLVEPCVLGALRQGEAYGYQILQRLGGAESLGISESTVYPVLARLAAQKLVLVREAPSPNGPPRRYYRLTPAGRARLAHMTLCWQQVASVVNELLKEG from the coding sequence ATGCGCGTCTGGCTGGCTCAGTTGCGGAAGGGGCTTGTGGAACCCTGCGTCCTGGGAGCGTTGCGGCAGGGCGAGGCCTACGGCTACCAGATTCTGCAGCGTCTTGGCGGCGCAGAGTCCCTCGGGATCAGCGAGAGCACGGTCTACCCGGTCCTGGCCCGATTGGCGGCGCAGAAGCTCGTGCTTGTGCGGGAGGCACCCTCCCCCAACGGTCCGCCGCGCCGCTACTACCGTCTGACCCCGGCGGGCCGGGCCCGCCTGGCGCACATGACGCTCTGCTGGCAGCAGGTGGCTTCTGTGGTCAACGAACTGCTCAAGGAGGGATAA
- a CDS encoding FprA family A-type flavoprotein — protein sequence MRRSKIAVIYHSQSLGNTKAAAEHVIEGIRSAGDFEVVSFNTNDGRVDPAILEECAGVAFGAPDYFSYPAGMLKQFMDDWLIAKRKGNEELEGIPVALFATHGGGGRIKEPFEGLFQRVGPLVAETLMIKGAPGEAEAEACRKLGAELARRAAQSPA from the coding sequence ATGCGCCGGAGCAAGATCGCTGTCATCTACCATTCGCAGTCGCTGGGCAACACGAAGGCCGCCGCCGAGCACGTGATCGAGGGGATCCGCTCGGCGGGCGATTTCGAGGTCGTCTCGTTCAACACCAACGACGGCCGCGTGGACCCCGCCATACTGGAGGAATGCGCCGGCGTCGCGTTCGGTGCGCCGGACTACTTCAGCTACCCTGCCGGCATGCTGAAGCAGTTCATGGACGACTGGCTGATCGCCAAGCGCAAGGGTAACGAGGAGCTGGAGGGCATCCCGGTCGCGCTGTTCGCCACGCACGGCGGCGGGGGGCGCATCAAGGAGCCGTTCGAGGGGCTCTTCCAGCGCGTCGGTCCCCTCGTGGCCGAGACGCTGATGATCAAGGGCGCCCCGGGCGAGGCCGAGGCGGAGGCCTGCCGGAAGCTCGGAGCCGAACTCGCCCGACGGGCGGCGCAGAGCCCGGCCTGA
- a CDS encoding phage-shock protein yields the protein MESRSVSVLAVILFFLIPLLILIAIGVALLMRSGRGRRDTADETRMIQEIYSGLRKMEERVEALETLLLESEGKEEAHERQ from the coding sequence ATGGAGTCTCGGTCGGTCAGCGTACTTGCCGTGATTCTGTTCTTCCTCATTCCCCTGCTGATCCTGATCGCGATCGGGGTGGCGCTCCTGATGCGCTCGGGGCGGGGGCGCAGGGACACGGCCGATGAGACGCGCATGATCCAGGAGATCTACAGCGGACTGCGCAAGATGGAGGAGCGCGTCGAGGCGCTGGAGACGTTGCTCCTGGAGAGCGAAGGAAAGGAAGAGGCGCATGAACGTCAATGA
- the tadA gene encoding Flp pilus assembly complex ATPase component TadA — protein MAPTATREEHVRFWRFLAGRLKEHGNILWALNESKEEMAGTAFEGPLARISAALEGGKPSHMAVAGEPELFSQSVAVLLRAAEEGGPIPAVASRLVEAVQDGSLPLPGVPPKGDEQVRFWRCFGHMIGSGVPILETFRVLRKEVCTDALADAVEAIEQSVLRGSSMASVMREHTDLFPLAVCFAVEIGEDSGNLHEQAMRIANALESGDLRSLRAEPIEALPQMHELPAVSRFVNVLMLNALQERASDVHVEPTENGQGRFRLRLDGVLHDYSRPREGLRPGEQIPYDEVVNRIKVMAGMDLMEKRAPQDGRIQLNVSGRAIDVRVSSVPMVRGERVVMRMLDRRTMHPRLREIGLLDEDLATARSLCRLPHGLVLVAGPTGSGKTTLLYAMLMELDRDSRCVVSVEDPVEYYLEGVSQVDVDPRAGRTFPAVVRSLLRQDPDVIMIGMLPDAEVANLAAQCALNGHLVFSTIDAPTASAGLRRLLDMGLEPFVLNSSLAAVISQRLVRMLCRECREPIDPPRHSLPPDAAEMLEGRENVQFYRPAGCEKCRGTGYRGRTCIHEILTPDHRIRELIAGEAPAREIRQAATAAGMRTMLQCGILRAADGTTSVEEVLRVMAADLWE, from the coding sequence ATGGCACCAACGGCGACAAGGGAAGAGCACGTGCGGTTCTGGCGGTTCCTTGCCGGGCGCCTCAAGGAGCACGGCAACATCCTGTGGGCGCTCAACGAGAGCAAGGAAGAGATGGCCGGCACGGCATTCGAGGGTCCTCTGGCCCGGATCTCAGCGGCGCTTGAAGGTGGCAAGCCTTCCCACATGGCTGTGGCCGGAGAGCCAGAGCTGTTCTCGCAGAGCGTCGCCGTCCTCCTCCGTGCGGCCGAAGAGGGAGGGCCGATCCCGGCCGTCGCGTCGCGGCTGGTCGAGGCTGTACAAGACGGCAGCCTGCCGCTGCCCGGCGTGCCGCCGAAGGGCGACGAGCAGGTGCGCTTCTGGCGCTGCTTCGGGCACATGATCGGGTCGGGGGTTCCAATCCTGGAGACCTTTCGGGTCTTGCGCAAGGAGGTCTGCACGGATGCTCTGGCGGACGCAGTGGAAGCTATCGAGCAGTCCGTTTTGCGCGGCAGCTCGATGGCGTCCGTGATGCGAGAGCACACGGATCTCTTCCCACTTGCCGTCTGTTTTGCCGTGGAGATCGGCGAGGACTCCGGGAACCTGCACGAGCAGGCGATGAGGATTGCCAATGCGCTGGAGTCCGGCGACCTCCGTTCGCTTCGGGCGGAGCCGATCGAGGCCCTGCCCCAGATGCACGAACTGCCGGCCGTCAGCCGCTTTGTCAACGTTCTGATGCTCAACGCCCTGCAGGAGAGGGCGAGCGACGTACACGTCGAGCCGACCGAGAACGGGCAGGGGCGGTTTCGCCTGCGCCTGGACGGCGTGCTTCACGATTACAGTCGGCCACGGGAGGGCTTGCGCCCGGGCGAGCAGATCCCCTATGACGAAGTCGTGAACCGGATCAAGGTCATGGCGGGCATGGACTTGATGGAGAAGCGGGCGCCCCAGGACGGACGCATCCAACTCAACGTGAGCGGAAGGGCCATCGACGTACGAGTCAGCAGCGTACCGATGGTTCGCGGCGAGCGCGTCGTGATGAGGATGCTGGACCGAAGGACGATGCACCCCCGGCTGAGGGAGATTGGCCTGCTCGACGAAGATCTGGCGACGGCGCGGAGCCTCTGCCGCCTGCCACACGGCCTGGTGCTCGTGGCCGGTCCGACGGGCTCCGGGAAAACCACGCTGCTGTACGCCATGCTGATGGAACTGGATCGCGACAGCCGGTGCGTCGTGTCCGTCGAGGACCCCGTCGAGTACTACCTGGAAGGCGTCTCGCAAGTCGATGTCGACCCCCGGGCCGGGCGCACCTTCCCTGCCGTCGTGCGGAGCCTGCTGCGCCAGGACCCCGACGTGATCATGATCGGCATGCTGCCTGATGCCGAGGTCGCGAACCTGGCGGCGCAGTGCGCCCTGAACGGTCACCTTGTGTTCTCCACAATCGACGCCCCCACGGCTTCGGCCGGCCTGAGGCGGCTGCTGGACATGGGCCTGGAGCCCTTCGTGCTGAATTCCTCTCTGGCTGCCGTCATCTCCCAGCGCCTCGTACGCATGTTGTGCCGGGAGTGCAGGGAGCCGATCGACCCGCCGCGCCACTCCCTCCCGCCGGACGCGGCGGAGATGCTTGAAGGCCGGGAAAACGTGCAGTTCTACAGGCCGGCCGGCTGCGAGAAGTGCCGGGGCACCGGCTACCGCGGCCGCACCTGCATCCACGAGATCCTCACCCCGGACCACCGGATCAGGGAACTGATAGCCGGGGAGGCCCCGGCGCGCGAGATCCGCCAGGCCGCCACGGCGGCCGGCATGCGCACGATGCTCCAGTGCGGAATCCTGCGCGCCGCCGACGGCACGACCTCGGTCGAGGAGGTGCTGCGGGTGATGGCCGCTGACCTGTGGGAATGA
- the argB gene encoding acetylglutamate kinase, with translation MPAAHPTHPLPEAPSMDEAIRKADILIEALPYIRRFARRPVVVKFGGSAMESAAVLDDVLHDIVFLATVGIRTIVVHGGGPQISEAMKQAGLEPKFVEGHRVTDAETLQVAVRVLSEEISADIVRRIRAWGGRARPGYSGGRSLLRARRKLMRATVDGVPRKIDVGFVGEVHDVDLWTMLDATDDGSVLVLPPIGQDEGGQLYNVNADTAAAAVAGALKAEKLVFLSNVHGIMTEPGNPDSFISSVPEEQVEAMIRDGVISGGMLPKVAACVRAIDAGVRKAHIIDGRLPHSLLLEIFTDKGVGTEILKSAPPAGA, from the coding sequence ATGCCGGCAGCACACCCGACCCACCCTCTTCCGGAAGCCCCATCCATGGACGAAGCCATCCGCAAAGCGGACATCCTGATCGAAGCCCTGCCCTACATCCGGCGGTTCGCCCGCCGGCCCGTCGTGGTCAAGTTCGGCGGCAGCGCCATGGAGAGCGCCGCTGTCCTTGACGACGTCCTGCACGACATCGTGTTCCTGGCCACGGTCGGCATCCGCACCATCGTCGTGCATGGGGGCGGCCCCCAGATATCCGAGGCGATGAAGCAGGCCGGGCTGGAGCCGAAGTTCGTCGAGGGCCATCGCGTCACCGATGCCGAAACCCTGCAGGTGGCCGTGCGCGTGCTCTCGGAAGAAATCAGCGCCGACATCGTCCGCCGCATCCGCGCATGGGGCGGCCGTGCGCGTCCCGGCTACTCGGGCGGACGCAGCCTGCTGCGCGCACGCAGGAAGCTCATGCGCGCCACCGTCGACGGCGTGCCCCGGAAGATCGACGTCGGGTTCGTGGGCGAGGTCCACGACGTGGACCTCTGGACCATGCTGGACGCGACCGACGACGGCAGCGTGCTGGTCCTTCCCCCCATCGGTCAGGACGAGGGCGGCCAGCTCTACAACGTCAACGCCGACACCGCCGCCGCCGCCGTGGCCGGCGCCCTCAAGGCAGAGAAGCTGGTCTTCCTCAGCAACGTTCACGGGATCATGACCGAACCCGGAAACCCCGACTCCTTCATCTCGAGCGTTCCGGAGGAACAGGTGGAGGCGATGATCCGGGACGGCGTCATCTCGGGCGGCATGCTTCCCAAGGTGGCCGCCTGCGTGCGCGCTATCGATGCGGGGGTCCGCAAGGCGCACATCATCGACGGACGTCTGCCTCACTCGCTGCTGTTGGAGATCTTCACTGACAAGGGCGTCGGCACGGAGATCCTGAAGTCGGCTCCCCCCGCCGGCGCTTAG
- a CDS encoding RNA polymerase sigma factor: MDGPSDDELLAMFREGDLDAFDALFDRHHVDVYHFACLMLNGRNDAEDVLQDTFLAVARSARAYSPRGRFRPWLMRIARNLCLNRLHSERLRRRVLAADGDFPDESASGAPAAPELLEWDEGMRAVHEAVRALPERQREALALYAFEGMTYGEVSEALQAPMGTVKALIHRARAALALALNHDQGAQRDDV, translated from the coding sequence GTGGACGGGCCGTCCGACGATGAACTGCTGGCGATGTTCCGCGAGGGCGACCTCGATGCGTTCGACGCGCTGTTCGACCGTCACCACGTCGACGTCTACCATTTCGCCTGTCTCATGCTCAATGGCCGCAACGACGCCGAGGACGTCCTGCAGGATACCTTCCTCGCGGTGGCGCGTTCGGCCCGTGCGTACAGCCCCCGCGGCCGTTTCCGCCCGTGGCTGATGCGCATCGCGCGGAACCTCTGCCTCAACCGGCTCCACTCCGAACGGCTGCGGAGACGCGTGCTGGCGGCCGACGGCGACTTCCCGGACGAAAGCGCTTCCGGGGCTCCGGCCGCGCCCGAACTGCTCGAATGGGATGAGGGAATGCGGGCGGTCCATGAGGCCGTGCGTGCCCTGCCCGAGCGGCAGAGGGAGGCCCTGGCACTCTACGCGTTCGAGGGCATGACGTACGGGGAGGTCAGCGAGGCGCTCCAGGCGCCCATGGGCACGGTCAAGGCGCTCATCCACCGCGCCCGCGCCGCTCTGGCCCTCGCGTTGAACCACGATCAGGGAGCACAACGAGATGACGTGTGA
- a CDS encoding DUF1854 domain-containing protein gives MPIPRLTYSHIRPTRAMRGLAGPRSLVRGARDAIEEQDDATLLIPDVDGNRYRVDITRLDARSRRLFECLV, from the coding sequence ATGCCGATCCCGCGGTTGACGTACAGCCACATCCGGCCGACGCGCGCGATGCGGGGCCTGGCGGGCCCTCGCTCCCTTGTGCGCGGCGCCCGGGACGCCATCGAGGAGCAGGACGACGCGACCCTGCTCATCCCGGACGTCGACGGCAACCGTTACCGCGTCGACATCACAAGGCTGGATGCCCGCTCCCGCCGCCTCTTTGAGTGCCTCGTCTGA
- a CDS encoding sigma-70 family RNA polymerase sigma factor yields MSDVTDAELVSRVLSGDQDAYRELVSRYQGHVYGLAYSIVDHWADAQDIAQEVFIRAYSNLDQLRDHTRFAAWLRRVTFGVTMNWLKAFRPGLFRHLGHLSGPDGLDVPDFRPGPPEIAEKKDLADAVLGAVHSLPPRYRIPLTMFHLGWLSYRKVAEFLDVPLGTGPPRSPSSPSPTPPWADFAGTEHRTAARTDK; encoded by the coding sequence ATGTCCGATGTGACCGATGCGGAACTGGTAAGCCGAGTCCTCAGTGGCGACCAGGACGCCTATCGTGAGCTGGTCTCACGGTACCAGGGGCACGTCTACGGCCTGGCGTACAGCATCGTAGATCACTGGGCCGATGCCCAGGACATCGCGCAGGAAGTCTTCATCCGGGCCTACTCGAACCTGGATCAGCTCCGGGACCATACCCGATTCGCCGCCTGGCTGAGGCGCGTGACGTTCGGCGTGACCATGAACTGGCTGAAGGCCTTCCGCCCGGGCCTCTTCAGACACCTGGGCCACCTCTCGGGGCCGGACGGCCTGGACGTGCCGGACTTCCGCCCCGGGCCACCCGAGATCGCCGAGAAGAAGGACCTGGCCGATGCCGTGCTCGGCGCCGTCCACTCGCTGCCTCCCAGGTACAGGATCCCCCTGACGATGTTCCATTTGGGCTGGCTCTCATACCGCAAGGTGGCGGAGTTCCTGGACGTGCCGCTCGGCACGGGCCCGCCCAGAAGTCCTTCCAGTCCGAGCCCGACTCCCCCGTGGGCGGATTTCGCCGGCACGGAACACAGAACGGCTGCGAGAACCGACAAGTAG
- the pspF gene encoding phage shock protein operon transcriptional activator codes for MPGGVERVAEALGESEAFLAFQEHLSAAAGVDRPLLIVGERGTGKELAARRLHYLSGRWQGPLVTLNCAALSPNLIETELFGHEAGAFTGAGARRAGRFEAADGGTLFLDEIANTPLEVQEKILRVVEYGAFERVGSAQKVEVDVRIVGATNVDLAERARRGLFKRDLLDRLSFEVLFLPPLRARAGDVALLAGHFAARMAHELGRDEVPEFDAGALARLEAHAWPGNVRELKNVVERAVYRADSPVIHTIDFDPFRSPHAPASDRAEPAAEPSETPPSAPASGKPFAEAVRELEVRLLREALEGARFHQRLAAEALGLTYHQFRGLYRKYRDEL; via the coding sequence ATGCCGGGAGGGGTTGAGCGCGTGGCCGAGGCCCTGGGGGAATCGGAGGCGTTCCTGGCGTTCCAGGAGCACCTTTCGGCTGCCGCCGGGGTCGACCGCCCCCTGCTGATCGTCGGCGAGCGCGGCACGGGCAAGGAGCTGGCCGCCCGCCGCCTCCACTACCTCTCGGGCCGGTGGCAGGGCCCGCTGGTGACGCTCAACTGCGCCGCCCTTTCGCCGAACCTGATCGAGACGGAGCTGTTCGGGCACGAGGCAGGCGCCTTCACGGGCGCCGGCGCCCGCCGGGCCGGCCGGTTTGAGGCGGCGGACGGCGGGACGCTCTTCCTGGACGAGATCGCCAACACGCCGCTGGAGGTGCAGGAGAAGATCCTGCGCGTCGTCGAGTACGGGGCCTTTGAGCGCGTGGGAAGCGCGCAGAAGGTCGAGGTCGACGTCCGAATCGTCGGCGCCACGAATGTCGATCTGGCCGAACGTGCCCGGCGGGGCCTGTTCAAGCGGGACCTGCTGGACCGACTGTCGTTCGAGGTGCTCTTCCTGCCGCCGCTGAGGGCGCGCGCGGGCGACGTGGCACTGCTGGCCGGGCATTTCGCCGCCCGTATGGCCCATGAACTGGGTCGGGACGAGGTGCCCGAGTTCGACGCGGGCGCCCTCGCCCGGCTCGAAGCCCATGCCTGGCCAGGCAACGTGCGGGAACTCAAGAACGTCGTGGAGCGCGCCGTCTACCGCGCCGATTCGCCCGTCATCCACACGATCGACTTCGACCCGTTCCGCTCTCCTCACGCGCCGGCGTCCGACCGCGCCGAACCGGCCGCCGAGCCGTCCGAAACGCCCCCCTCCGCCCCGGCCTCCGGCAAGCCGTTCGCGGAGGCGGTGCGGGAACTCGAAGTGCGCCTGCTTCGGGAGGCGCTGGAGGGCGCGCGCTTCCACCAGCGCCTCGCCGCCGAGGCCCTGGGCCTGACCTACCACCAGTTCCGCGGCCTCTACCGCAAGTACAGGGACGAGTTGTAA